Genomic DNA from Clostridium sp. BJN0013:
GAAAGTTGCATTAGGAATCTGTATTAGTTGAGTAAATGATACAATCTTAAAATAGTATAGTGTGATTACTACAACAAAACATAGAAATAAAAATACAAGTCCACCTATTGGTGTGTGATACTTTTTTGAAACATATCCAAGAATTTCAGGTGCATCTTTATTTTTAGATAATGAAAAAGCTAATCTTGATGCAGTCCCAATATAAGATATTACGGTGGCAATACATATAAGTAAACTTGTAATTCCTATTATGATAGCTCCAGATGAACCAAAAATTTTGCGTGTTACAATAACTAAAGATGCTTGTGTTTCAATCCCGTAGCTATCAGTCCCTACAGTAACTAGAGACGTCATAAAATAGAGAACCCCTATAATTATAGCAGAAATCACAGTTGCTTTAATAATATCTTTCTCAGGATTGATAAATTCTTCAGACAAATGAGAAACTGCTTCCCAACCAATGAAGCACCAAAATAAAATTGGAGATGCTTTTCCAATACCTGCAATACCATTAGGCATAAAAGGGGTAAAATTTACTGCTTTTATATTTGGAATAGAACCAATTATGGCAAGAATAAGAATAGATATAATACTTATTACAACCGCCACTTGAATTCTTCCGGCTATATTCATACCCATGACATTAATAACTAGAGCGAAAATAAGGATTATGCAGGCAACAATGATTCTTGAATTTTGTGGCAAACCAAGAGCAAAACCTAAATAACCTCCGCCAGTTAAAGCTGCTACTGGAGCTCCTATAGGCACGGACATAAGAAAAAACCAACCAATAATTGTTCCTAATTTATCTCCAAATGCTTTAGTTACAAAATAAGACACACCACCTACATTTGGATACTTTTGTGATAAAAAAGCCATACAAAGTGCAAGTGGAAGTACTAAAATCATCATTACTCCCCAATCTAATATAGATGCTGGGCCTGCAATCTCTGCTGCAATACCAGGGACTATAAGTACACCGGCCCCTAATACTGCTCCTATATAAAGTGCTATTGCTTGAGGCAGATTTATAGTTGCTTTAAAATTGCTATTCATATAAAAACCTCTTTTTCCTGACTCAAATAGTTCGCCATCGAACTATTTTTGCAAAAATTATTGGGTAAAATTGTGTATTACCCGATCTAATAATAAAAGTAATATTTCAACTTCCTCTTCAGTAAAATTTTTAAAAAATTCTTTAATTACATTTTGTGAAATATCTTTGAAGTCTTTTTTTATATTTAATCCCTTTTCAGTTAAATCTATATAAGAGTATCTTTTATCTTCTAAATTTGATTCTTTAGTAACATATCCAGCTTTTAATAATCTGTCCACTAATTTAGTAACTGTAGACTTTGAACGATCAATTCCTTCACTTATTTCTTTCATAGTTAATTTCCCATTGTTCTCATAGAGTATATCTAATATATTACCATGTGATACCATAAGCCCTTCAATACCACGTTTTTTTAGTTCGCACTCAATATAATTAGAAACCTCATTTCTTATCTTTGAGATTTTAGATATGGCTAAATATTTATTCATCATAAACAATACCTTCACTTTTGTAATTTAATTGTTACTATAAATATAGTTCACCATCGAACTATTGTCAAGTTACTTCCTTATTTTTTTAAAATTTTTTAAAAAATCATAATTTATTTAATATTACTGCAATACAAAAAGTTCCATTCGATTTATTTGTTAAAGGCATTAATTCATCAAGCTTTTTTTATTATTAATTTCATTACGAAAAAGCGTATATGAAACCTCGTTCGGCTCGCCTCCACCACTCAAATCCACAATACATATAACCGTACTGAAACCCGAGGCCACTGAAAAAGTATTAATTTCTTAAAAATCACATCCTTCAAACCCGCATTGCTACGTTGTGATTTTGTTGAAAAAAGGACTTTTTCAGTGGCCTCCTGAAACCCAGTACGGTTTTTTACTTTTTTATAATAAAATGAAGATATGATTACCAAACATGGTGGCAGTGTAAATCTACCAAATTAATACTTTGCCTAATAAGAATGTTCCGACGTAACTGTTATTCTAAATCAATTTCATTATATATATTAAAAATACTCTTCATCTAACCCTTTATCTGTCATAGAATGAGGAAGTAAAAATACAAGAACAAGTGCCACTACTAAAATAAGAATTCCAAAATAATAAGTATCCCTCTGTGCAAGGAGGTAAATACTCTTCACACCCAGATGTGTGTTTTTATTATAAACTAACTGACGAGATGTTAAGATAACGCTACTAGATGCAACTCCCATTGTTTGTCCAAAATTACGCATGGTTGCTAGCATTCCGGAAGCGACACCAGCATGTTTCCTAGGGGCTGAATTTAAAATAGCTGTATTAATGGAAGAAACACTTAGGCCATTTCCAATTCCCATAGCAATCAATGTAAGAATCACCATAGCATAATTGGAGGATTCTTTTAATGAACTCATAATTAGACAACTGGCACAGATGAAAATCAATCCAATACCCGATGGTAAACGTGTTCCATGTTTATCAGTCATACTTCCTCCAACAGGAGACATTACCATCATAGCAATTGGTGATGACAACATTATTAATCCTGACTCATCCGATTGTAATGATAGTATATTTATTAAATAGAATGGCACCAAGTAGGTAATTAATTGTTGTACTAGATACGAAAGCATACAAACCACATTTGCCATAGAAAATGTTTTGTTTTCAAACAACTTCAAAGACATCAACGGTGATTCTATACGTTTTTCACGCATGATGAATGCATTCAATCCTGACATGCTTAAAAGCATACATCCTAAAAAATAAACTGATTTCCATCCCCAGTTATTGCTAAAATTAAGTCCTACTGAAAAAGCACCTACTGATATTGCAAATAAATCCGCACCAAGCCAGTCCATACTTTTACCTTCAGAAGTCTCCGTGCTGTCATCTGACATAACAAAACAGGTTGAAACAAAGCCAAAAATACAGAATGGTACATTAAAATAGAAAATGGCATGCCACGAAAAATGAGTTAACAAAAAGCCGCCAATTGTAGGCCCTGCAGCCAACCCTATGGAAATAAATACAGAATTCATACCGAGAGCTTTACCGCGTTCCCTTGAATCAAAAGTTCGACTAACAATTGCCTGTGTAATAGAAACCATAATGCTATACCCAACTCCCTGTAAACATCTAAAAAAAATCAATACTCCTAAATTTACTGACAATAATGGTGCTGCAATACACACTACTCCAAAAAATAAAAAACCAGTTTTAAACTGTCGTTTGTATCCATAAAGTTCTGCCGTGCGCCCCAAAATCAGCAGGGTACAGCATGGTATCAATGAGTATACTAGTGCTAGCCAGCTGACGTTGTTCTGACTCACACCAAATTCTTTTGCCAATGTTGGAAGCGCAAGATTCAAACTGTTTATAGAAAATGATACAACTAGATTGGCCATGCCAGTCACTGCAAAGATCATCCATCTTTTATATTTGTTTTCATGAGTTTCATTCATTTCAACACATCTCCTTTCACTCTGTTTCCCTGGCACTATCTTGACTTATTATAATACGTGTGTTAGTATTTGTTAAATGAATTTTATAAATACTATTAATTCGTTTATCGAATAATAAAAGGAGTTTTAAAATGAACACACAGAACTTAAAGACTTTTCTTATACTCTCAAAGTTAAGAAATTTTTCACTTACAGCCGAAAAATTATTTGTAGCACAATCAACTGTCACAAACCGCATTGCCGAATTAGAAAAAGAAATAGGTAAGAAATTATTCATTCGAGATAAAAAACATATAAAACTGACTTCCGAAGGTATTCTATTCAAAAAATATGCAAAAAGAATTCTG
This window encodes:
- a CDS encoding MarR family winged helix-turn-helix transcriptional regulator, which codes for MMNKYLAISKISKIRNEVSNYIECELKKRGIEGLMVSHGNILDILYENNGKLTMKEISEGIDRSKSTVTKLVDRLLKAGYVTKESNLEDKRYSYIDLTEKGLNIKKDFKDISQNVIKEFFKNFTEEEVEILLLLLDRVIHNFTQ
- a CDS encoding APC family permease, with product MNSNFKATINLPQAIALYIGAVLGAGVLIVPGIAAEIAGPASILDWGVMMILVLPLALCMAFLSQKYPNVGGVSYFVTKAFGDKLGTIIGWFFLMSVPIGAPVAALTGGGYLGFALGLPQNSRIIVACIILIFALVINVMGMNIAGRIQVAVVISIISILILAIIGSIPNIKAVNFTPFMPNGIAGIGKASPILFWCFIGWEAVSHLSEEFINPEKDIIKATVISAIIIGVLYFMTSLVTVGTDSYGIETQASLVIVTRKIFGSSGAIIIGITSLLICIATVISYIGTASRLAFSLSKNKDAPEILGYVSKKYHTPIGGLVFLFLCFVVVITLYYFKIVSFTQLIQIPNATFILTYLTGCAAGVALFKDNKKKFMISLISLVTTAFIFIFSGWAILYPVIILTGVIINKVIKNYRNNLHNRCR
- a CDS encoding MFS transporter, whose product is MNETHENKYKRWMIFAVTGMANLVVSFSINSLNLALPTLAKEFGVSQNNVSWLALVYSLIPCCTLLILGRTAELYGYKRQFKTGFLFFGVVCIAAPLLSVNLGVLIFFRCLQGVGYSIMVSITQAIVSRTFDSRERGKALGMNSVFISIGLAAGPTIGGFLLTHFSWHAIFYFNVPFCIFGFVSTCFVMSDDSTETSEGKSMDWLGADLFAISVGAFSVGLNFSNNWGWKSVYFLGCMLLSMSGLNAFIMREKRIESPLMSLKLFENKTFSMANVVCMLSYLVQQLITYLVPFYLINILSLQSDESGLIMLSSPIAMMVMSPVGGSMTDKHGTRLPSGIGLIFICASCLIMSSLKESSNYAMVILTLIAMGIGNGLSVSSINTAILNSAPRKHAGVASGMLATMRNFGQTMGVASSSVILTSRQLVYNKNTHLGVKSIYLLAQRDTYYFGILILVVALVLVFLLPHSMTDKGLDEEYF